A single region of the Zootoca vivipara chromosome 2, rZooViv1.1, whole genome shotgun sequence genome encodes:
- the RGL2 gene encoding ral guanine nucleotide dissociation stimulator-like 2 isoform X1: protein MFPRSFRHLLDGAGDAGVTLSAFRSRTPESERGPPTPEQPPVTLWEEKEEGAIYTVSSRLPGGANRASLVSGGEDPPSTSGHLGAADSTALGVLGSPAGRSRVLKAGLLPRLVRHLLEAPSLGDTCYVPAFLATYRTFATPGLVLGLLLERLQAVVGSSSDATPETADLQRALGSLLCSWLDGYPEDFVGLDAGLKEQLGAWLRWALGRGSDPEKILLSAGQEGAPKGQEDPWEDKGITDEGPPDPHYILGLQAEDVAAHLTAQDAELFLRLVPHECQGQLWSQRDKRGREGACPSVRATVAQFNRVANAVVSSCLGDTELRAAQRARLLEKWIRVAEECFLLRNFSSLYAVVSALKSTPLHRLKRTWEETSRDSLRCYEELSAVCSEEDNYSQSRRLLFQDGYPRGAGADPIQRRQQRRSSEHRPTGVVPYLGTFLKDLVMLDAATRNRLQNGYINFEKHRKEFEILTQLRLLQANCRNYALSPDRHLQRWLQHLPRLSEAQSYQLSCTIEPPVEGVTPGRPMKPTVVITHCADLATSIGMSTLVSWDKPSSPQAPPDLLLPPPASPTPHGQPQQTQHTKWPSVSSLDTAPENASPTSPEGLAPPPAIGGTFVRGHRRSASCGSAYPMALPSDSGLPSDCRIIRVSMALHNGTLYKSILVTSQDKAPIVIGKALEKHNQDRVLAPNYELVQLLPEGRELAFPTTANVFYAMSSTCLDFMLRPKRPREKPPPPPPPPKPTAPKGVEISATFPKIKATGRKIARALF, encoded by the exons ATGTTCCCCCGCTCTTTTCGCCACCTGCTGGACGGGGCAGGGGACGCCGGTGTGACCCTCAGCGCTTTCCGGAGCAGGACCCCCGAGTCGGAGCGCGGACCCCCAACTCCTGAGCAG CCCCCAGTGACCttgtgggaggagaaggaggagggtgcCATCTACACCGTCAGCTCTCGGCTGCCAGGGGGTGCCAACAGAGCCAGCCTGGTCTCTGGG ggcGAGGACCCGCCAAGCACCTCGGGTCACCTGGGGGCTGCTGATTCCACGGCGCTGGGGGTGTTGGGGTCCCCAGCCGGCCGCTCTCGGGTGCTGAAGGCTGGATTGCTGCCCCGCCTGGTGAGGCACCTTCTGGAAGCCCCTTCGCTCGGAGACACCTGCTACGTGCCGGCCTTCCTGGCCACCTACCGGACTTTTGCCACGCCCGGCTTGGTCCTGGGGCTCCTGCTCGAGAG gctGCAGGCAGTTGTGGGTTCAAGTTCAGACGCTACCCCGGAAACAGCAGACCTTCAGCG GGCCCTGGGGTCTCTGCTGTGCTCCTGGCTGGACGGTTACCCGGAGGACTTTGTGGGCTTGGACGCTGGCCTGAAGGAGCAGCTGGGAGCCTGGCTACGCTGGGCCCTGGGTAGAGGATCGGACCCTGAGAAGATCCTCCTGTCGGCCGGCCAAGAGGGAGCCCCCAAGGGCCAGGAGGACCCCTGGGAGGACAAGGGCATCACAGACGAAGGGCCCCCCGACCCCCACTACATCCTGGGGCTCCAGGCGGAAGACGTGGCCGCTCATCTCACTGCGCAGGATGCC gaGCTCTTCCTGCGCCTGGTGCCCCACGAGTGCCAGGGCCAGCTGTGGTCGCAGCGTGACAAGAGGGGCCGCGAGGGGGCCTGCCCCTCCGTCCGCGCCACTGTGGCCCAGTTCAACCGCGTGGCCAACGCTGTCGTCTCCTCCTGCCTGGGCGACACGGAGCTGCGGGCGGCGCAGAGGGCACGGCTGCTGGAGAAGTGGATCCGCGTGGCAGAG GAGTGTTTTCTCCTCCGCAACTTCTCCTCTCTCTATGCCGTCGTCTCTGCACTGAAGTCCACCCCTTTGCATCGCCTCAAGAGAACCTGGGAGGAGACATCCAG GGACTCCCTCCGCTGCTATGAGGAGCTGAGTGCCGTCTGCTCAGAGGAGGACAACTACAGCCAGAGCCGGAGGCTCCTCTTCCAG GATGGCTACCCTCGAGGGGCTGGGGCGGACCCGATCCAGCGCAGGCAGCAGCGGAGATCTTCGGAGCATCGCCCCACG GGCGTGGTTCCCTACCTGGGCACTTTCCTCAAGGACTTGGTGATGCTGGATGCAGCGACACGGAACAGGCTACAG AACGGGTACATCAACTTCGAGAAGCACCGCAAG gaatTCGAGATCCTCACCCAGCTGCGACTGCTGCAGGCCAACTGCCGCAACTACGCCCTGAGCCCCGACCGGCACCTCCAGCGATGGCTGCAGCACCTGCCCCGACTCAGCGAGGCCCAGAG cTACCAGCTCTCCTGCACGATTGAGCCGCCTGTGGAAGGAGTGACCCCTGGCCGCCCCATGAAGCCCACCGTAGTGATCACCCACTGCGCAGA CCTGGCCACCTCGATTGGGATGAGCACCCTTGTCTCCTGGGACAAGCCCAGTTCCCCGCAAGCCCCGCCAGACCTCCTTCTGCCTCcacctgcttcccccaccccccatgggcAACCGCAGCAGACCCAG CATACGAAGTGGCCCTCCGTCTCCTCGCTGGACACGGCCCCGGAGAACGCCTCTCCCACCTCCCCGGAGGGCttagccccaccccctgccataGGGGGCACCTTCGTCCGGGGCCACCGGCGCTCGGCGTCCTGTGGGTCGGCCTACCCCATGGCCCTCCCCTCGGACAGTGGACTCCCCTCAGACTGCCGCATCATCCGCGTCAGCATGGCTCTGCACAACGGCACCCTCTACAAGAGCATCTTG GTCACAAGCCAAGACAAGGCACCGATTGTGATTGGAAAGGCACTGGAGAAGCACAACCAGGATCGGGTCCTGGCCCCCAACTATGAACTGGTGCAGCTCCTGCCAGAAGGCCGAg AGCTGGCCTTCCCCACCACAGCGAACGTCTTCTACGCGATGAGCAGCACCTGCCTGGACTTCATGCTGCGACCCAAGCGCCCGCGGGAGAAGCCGCCCCCTCCACCGCCCCCGCCCAAGCCGACGGCGCCCAAGGGGGTGGAAATCagtgccaccttcccaaagatCAAGGCCACCGGGCGGAAGATAGCCAGGGCCCTCTTTTGA
- the RGL2 gene encoding ral guanine nucleotide dissociation stimulator-like 2 isoform X3 yields the protein MFPRSFRHLLDGAGDAGVTLSAFRSRTPESERGPPTPEQPPVTLWEEKEEGAIYTVSSRLPGGANRASLVSGGEDPPSTSGHLGAADSTALGVLGSPAGRSRVLKAGLLPRLVRHLLEAPSLGDTCYVPAFLATYRTFATPGLVLGLLLERLQAVVGSSSDATPETADLQRALGSLLCSWLDGYPEDFVGLDAGLKEQLGAWLRWALGRGSDPEKILLSAGQEGAPKGQEDPWEDKGITDEGPPDPHYILGLQAEDVAAHLTAQDAELFLRLVPHECQGQLWSQRDKRGREGACPSVRATVAQFNRVANAVVSSCLGDTELRAAQRARLLEKWIRVAEECFLLRNFSSLYAVVSALKSTPLHRLKRTWEETSRDSLRCYEELSAVCSEEDNYSQSRRLLFQDGYPRGAGADPIQRRQQRRSSEHRPTGVVPYLGTFLKDLVMLDAATRNRLQNGYINFEKHRKEFEILTQLRLLQANCRNYALSPDRHLQRWLQHLPRLSEAQSYQLSCTIEPPVEGVTPGRPMKPTVVITHCADLATSIGMSTLVSWDKPSSPQAPPDLLLPPPASPTPHGQPQQTQVSWGAGAMSFPPAIRVSFMHVWRSVGGLPQIIIDQRIVRA from the exons ATGTTCCCCCGCTCTTTTCGCCACCTGCTGGACGGGGCAGGGGACGCCGGTGTGACCCTCAGCGCTTTCCGGAGCAGGACCCCCGAGTCGGAGCGCGGACCCCCAACTCCTGAGCAG CCCCCAGTGACCttgtgggaggagaaggaggagggtgcCATCTACACCGTCAGCTCTCGGCTGCCAGGGGGTGCCAACAGAGCCAGCCTGGTCTCTGGG ggcGAGGACCCGCCAAGCACCTCGGGTCACCTGGGGGCTGCTGATTCCACGGCGCTGGGGGTGTTGGGGTCCCCAGCCGGCCGCTCTCGGGTGCTGAAGGCTGGATTGCTGCCCCGCCTGGTGAGGCACCTTCTGGAAGCCCCTTCGCTCGGAGACACCTGCTACGTGCCGGCCTTCCTGGCCACCTACCGGACTTTTGCCACGCCCGGCTTGGTCCTGGGGCTCCTGCTCGAGAG gctGCAGGCAGTTGTGGGTTCAAGTTCAGACGCTACCCCGGAAACAGCAGACCTTCAGCG GGCCCTGGGGTCTCTGCTGTGCTCCTGGCTGGACGGTTACCCGGAGGACTTTGTGGGCTTGGACGCTGGCCTGAAGGAGCAGCTGGGAGCCTGGCTACGCTGGGCCCTGGGTAGAGGATCGGACCCTGAGAAGATCCTCCTGTCGGCCGGCCAAGAGGGAGCCCCCAAGGGCCAGGAGGACCCCTGGGAGGACAAGGGCATCACAGACGAAGGGCCCCCCGACCCCCACTACATCCTGGGGCTCCAGGCGGAAGACGTGGCCGCTCATCTCACTGCGCAGGATGCC gaGCTCTTCCTGCGCCTGGTGCCCCACGAGTGCCAGGGCCAGCTGTGGTCGCAGCGTGACAAGAGGGGCCGCGAGGGGGCCTGCCCCTCCGTCCGCGCCACTGTGGCCCAGTTCAACCGCGTGGCCAACGCTGTCGTCTCCTCCTGCCTGGGCGACACGGAGCTGCGGGCGGCGCAGAGGGCACGGCTGCTGGAGAAGTGGATCCGCGTGGCAGAG GAGTGTTTTCTCCTCCGCAACTTCTCCTCTCTCTATGCCGTCGTCTCTGCACTGAAGTCCACCCCTTTGCATCGCCTCAAGAGAACCTGGGAGGAGACATCCAG GGACTCCCTCCGCTGCTATGAGGAGCTGAGTGCCGTCTGCTCAGAGGAGGACAACTACAGCCAGAGCCGGAGGCTCCTCTTCCAG GATGGCTACCCTCGAGGGGCTGGGGCGGACCCGATCCAGCGCAGGCAGCAGCGGAGATCTTCGGAGCATCGCCCCACG GGCGTGGTTCCCTACCTGGGCACTTTCCTCAAGGACTTGGTGATGCTGGATGCAGCGACACGGAACAGGCTACAG AACGGGTACATCAACTTCGAGAAGCACCGCAAG gaatTCGAGATCCTCACCCAGCTGCGACTGCTGCAGGCCAACTGCCGCAACTACGCCCTGAGCCCCGACCGGCACCTCCAGCGATGGCTGCAGCACCTGCCCCGACTCAGCGAGGCCCAGAG cTACCAGCTCTCCTGCACGATTGAGCCGCCTGTGGAAGGAGTGACCCCTGGCCGCCCCATGAAGCCCACCGTAGTGATCACCCACTGCGCAGA CCTGGCCACCTCGATTGGGATGAGCACCCTTGTCTCCTGGGACAAGCCCAGTTCCCCGCAAGCCCCGCCAGACCTCCTTCTGCCTCcacctgcttcccccaccccccatgggcAACCGCAGCAGACCCAGGTGAGTTGGGGGGCCGGGGCGATGTCTTTCCCACCTGCGATTCGTGTGAGCTTCATGCATGTCTGGCGATCTGTAGGTGGTTTGCCACAAATAATAATAGATCAGAGAATTGTTAGAGCTTAA
- the RGL2 gene encoding ral guanine nucleotide dissociation stimulator-like 2 isoform X2: MKVFLRLGGCLEPGGGSAEGAILTRTRWYCLPVKPPVTLWEEKEEGAIYTVSSRLPGGANRASLVSGGEDPPSTSGHLGAADSTALGVLGSPAGRSRVLKAGLLPRLVRHLLEAPSLGDTCYVPAFLATYRTFATPGLVLGLLLERLQAVVGSSSDATPETADLQRALGSLLCSWLDGYPEDFVGLDAGLKEQLGAWLRWALGRGSDPEKILLSAGQEGAPKGQEDPWEDKGITDEGPPDPHYILGLQAEDVAAHLTAQDAELFLRLVPHECQGQLWSQRDKRGREGACPSVRATVAQFNRVANAVVSSCLGDTELRAAQRARLLEKWIRVAEECFLLRNFSSLYAVVSALKSTPLHRLKRTWEETSRDSLRCYEELSAVCSEEDNYSQSRRLLFQDGYPRGAGADPIQRRQQRRSSEHRPTGVVPYLGTFLKDLVMLDAATRNRLQNGYINFEKHRKEFEILTQLRLLQANCRNYALSPDRHLQRWLQHLPRLSEAQSYQLSCTIEPPVEGVTPGRPMKPTVVITHCADLATSIGMSTLVSWDKPSSPQAPPDLLLPPPASPTPHGQPQQTQHTKWPSVSSLDTAPENASPTSPEGLAPPPAIGGTFVRGHRRSASCGSAYPMALPSDSGLPSDCRIIRVSMALHNGTLYKSILVTSQDKAPIVIGKALEKHNQDRVLAPNYELVQLLPEGRELAFPTTANVFYAMSSTCLDFMLRPKRPREKPPPPPPPPKPTAPKGVEISATFPKIKATGRKIARALF; the protein is encoded by the exons ATGAAGGTCTTCCTCCGCCTGGGGGGCTGCCTGGAGCCGGGAGGGGGCTCCGCAGAGGGGGCGATCCTCACCCGCACCCGTTGGTACTGCCTGCCTGTGAAG CCCCCAGTGACCttgtgggaggagaaggaggagggtgcCATCTACACCGTCAGCTCTCGGCTGCCAGGGGGTGCCAACAGAGCCAGCCTGGTCTCTGGG ggcGAGGACCCGCCAAGCACCTCGGGTCACCTGGGGGCTGCTGATTCCACGGCGCTGGGGGTGTTGGGGTCCCCAGCCGGCCGCTCTCGGGTGCTGAAGGCTGGATTGCTGCCCCGCCTGGTGAGGCACCTTCTGGAAGCCCCTTCGCTCGGAGACACCTGCTACGTGCCGGCCTTCCTGGCCACCTACCGGACTTTTGCCACGCCCGGCTTGGTCCTGGGGCTCCTGCTCGAGAG gctGCAGGCAGTTGTGGGTTCAAGTTCAGACGCTACCCCGGAAACAGCAGACCTTCAGCG GGCCCTGGGGTCTCTGCTGTGCTCCTGGCTGGACGGTTACCCGGAGGACTTTGTGGGCTTGGACGCTGGCCTGAAGGAGCAGCTGGGAGCCTGGCTACGCTGGGCCCTGGGTAGAGGATCGGACCCTGAGAAGATCCTCCTGTCGGCCGGCCAAGAGGGAGCCCCCAAGGGCCAGGAGGACCCCTGGGAGGACAAGGGCATCACAGACGAAGGGCCCCCCGACCCCCACTACATCCTGGGGCTCCAGGCGGAAGACGTGGCCGCTCATCTCACTGCGCAGGATGCC gaGCTCTTCCTGCGCCTGGTGCCCCACGAGTGCCAGGGCCAGCTGTGGTCGCAGCGTGACAAGAGGGGCCGCGAGGGGGCCTGCCCCTCCGTCCGCGCCACTGTGGCCCAGTTCAACCGCGTGGCCAACGCTGTCGTCTCCTCCTGCCTGGGCGACACGGAGCTGCGGGCGGCGCAGAGGGCACGGCTGCTGGAGAAGTGGATCCGCGTGGCAGAG GAGTGTTTTCTCCTCCGCAACTTCTCCTCTCTCTATGCCGTCGTCTCTGCACTGAAGTCCACCCCTTTGCATCGCCTCAAGAGAACCTGGGAGGAGACATCCAG GGACTCCCTCCGCTGCTATGAGGAGCTGAGTGCCGTCTGCTCAGAGGAGGACAACTACAGCCAGAGCCGGAGGCTCCTCTTCCAG GATGGCTACCCTCGAGGGGCTGGGGCGGACCCGATCCAGCGCAGGCAGCAGCGGAGATCTTCGGAGCATCGCCCCACG GGCGTGGTTCCCTACCTGGGCACTTTCCTCAAGGACTTGGTGATGCTGGATGCAGCGACACGGAACAGGCTACAG AACGGGTACATCAACTTCGAGAAGCACCGCAAG gaatTCGAGATCCTCACCCAGCTGCGACTGCTGCAGGCCAACTGCCGCAACTACGCCCTGAGCCCCGACCGGCACCTCCAGCGATGGCTGCAGCACCTGCCCCGACTCAGCGAGGCCCAGAG cTACCAGCTCTCCTGCACGATTGAGCCGCCTGTGGAAGGAGTGACCCCTGGCCGCCCCATGAAGCCCACCGTAGTGATCACCCACTGCGCAGA CCTGGCCACCTCGATTGGGATGAGCACCCTTGTCTCCTGGGACAAGCCCAGTTCCCCGCAAGCCCCGCCAGACCTCCTTCTGCCTCcacctgcttcccccaccccccatgggcAACCGCAGCAGACCCAG CATACGAAGTGGCCCTCCGTCTCCTCGCTGGACACGGCCCCGGAGAACGCCTCTCCCACCTCCCCGGAGGGCttagccccaccccctgccataGGGGGCACCTTCGTCCGGGGCCACCGGCGCTCGGCGTCCTGTGGGTCGGCCTACCCCATGGCCCTCCCCTCGGACAGTGGACTCCCCTCAGACTGCCGCATCATCCGCGTCAGCATGGCTCTGCACAACGGCACCCTCTACAAGAGCATCTTG GTCACAAGCCAAGACAAGGCACCGATTGTGATTGGAAAGGCACTGGAGAAGCACAACCAGGATCGGGTCCTGGCCCCCAACTATGAACTGGTGCAGCTCCTGCCAGAAGGCCGAg AGCTGGCCTTCCCCACCACAGCGAACGTCTTCTACGCGATGAGCAGCACCTGCCTGGACTTCATGCTGCGACCCAAGCGCCCGCGGGAGAAGCCGCCCCCTCCACCGCCCCCGCCCAAGCCGACGGCGCCCAAGGGGGTGGAAATCagtgccaccttcccaaagatCAAGGCCACCGGGCGGAAGATAGCCAGGGCCCTCTTTTGA
- the PFDN6 gene encoding prefoldin subunit 6: MAEALQKKLQGELEKYQQLQKDISKSMTARQKLEAQLTENNVVKEELDLLDSSNTVYKLIGPVLVKQDTDEAKATVAKRLEYIAGEIKRYEGQMQDYEKKSDQQRETLARLQQEFQKAQGKGAVKA, from the exons ATGGCTGAAGCCCTGCAGAAGAAGCTCCAGGGAGAGCTGGAGAAATACCAGCAGCTACAGAAAG ATATCAGCAAGTCCATGACGGCCCGGCAGAAGTTGGAGGCTCAGCTGACTGAGAACAATGTGGTGAAGGAG GAGCTGGACCTGTTGGATTCATCAAACACAGTCTACAAGCTGATTGGGCCCGTCTTGGTGAAGCAGGACACAGACGAGGCCAAAGCCACGGTCGCGAAACGGCTGGAGTACATCGCAGGGGAGAT CAAGCGTTACGAGGGCCAGATGCAGGATTACGAGAAGAAGTCGGACCAGCAGCGGGAGACACTCGCGCGGCTGCAGCAGGAGTTCCAGAAAGCCCAGGGCAAGGGGGCCGTCAAGGCCTGA